In a genomic window of Helianthus annuus cultivar XRQ/B chromosome 10, HanXRQr2.0-SUNRISE, whole genome shotgun sequence:
- the LOC110884672 gene encoding uncharacterized protein LOC110884672, which produces MRIRKRFLSLYGGVTALSDLHGGNHNNHQQPPQLVQHLELHPNGNQCHNHLQPSSSDHTTQIGLPPDIRGSSGDRSDRNKTKIFKELESDEKKQPIKTDFRKESILCAEAKNHDLVMKGWLQGDCLVPTKKKRGSYGRRLNNDIVQDNEKNDDKCVAMSSSKKNIKKEKREGVIMEGSRCSRVNGRGWRCSQQTLVGYSLCEHHLGKGRVRNMTSTARAQAIARKDKKAESPSIDHDEAEDDNDDDEKDDDEEFKDWDVESMSSMEGTKVFSKKTKLGVVKARSLSSLLSQL; this is translated from the exons ATGAGGATCAGGAAGCGTTTTTTATCTCTTTATGGAGGTGTTACCGCGTTGTCCGATCTTCACGGTGGCAACCACAACAACCACCAGCAGCCACCACAGCTGGTGCAACATCTAGAACTGCACCCAAATGGGAATCAATGTCACAACCATCTTCAGCCATCTTCCTCCGATCACACCACGCAGATCGGACTTCCACCCGATATTCGGGGTTCATCCGGTGACCGCAGCGACCGAAACAAGACCAAG ATCTTTAAGGAGTTGGAGTCTGATGAGAAGAAACAGCCAATCAAGACTGACTTCAG GAAAGAAAGCATCTTGTGTGCAGAAGCAAAGAATCATGATCTTG TTATGAAAGGATGGCTTCAAGGAGATTGCTTGGTTCCAACAAAAAAGAAAAGAGGAAGCTACGGGAGAAGATTGAACAATGATATTGTGCAAGATAATGAGAAGAATGATGATAAATGTGTGGCAATGAGTTCATCAAAGAAGAACATCAAAAAGGAAAAGAGAGAGGGTGTGATAATGGAAGGATCAAGGTGTAGCCGTGTAAACGGAAGGGGGTGGAGGTGCAGCCAACAAACCCTTGTTGGGTACTCATTGTGTGAGCATCATTTAGGCAAAGGAAGGGTTAGAAACATGACTAGTACTGCACGGGCACAAGCTATTGCACGAAAAGATAAAAAAGCGGAATCTCCATCCATAGATCATGACGAGGCTGAAGACGATAATGATGACGATGaaaaggatgatgatgaagagttCAAAGATTGGGATGTGGAGTCAATGTCATCCATGGAGGGTACGAAGGTATTCAGTAAAAAGACGAAGCTTGGGGTGGTAAAGGCCAGATCTTTAAGTAGCTTGTTGAGCCAATTATAA